Genomic segment of Armatimonadota bacterium:
TCGCCTGAATGGAGGGCAAAGTATTCGAGGAGTTGATACTCTCGCGCAGTCAACACGACTTCTTGCCCTTCCCGATAGACTCGATGCGAGCGCAGGTCGATTTCTAGATCGCCGAAACGAAGGAGAGAATTCCCGGTCTGAGTGAGGCTCCGGCGCAGAATGGCTCGAATACGGGCGAGGAGTTCCTCAAAATCGTAGGGTTTGGTCAGGTAGTCGTCCCCGCCGAGGTTGAGCCCGTTGATCCGGTCGGCCGTATCGTCCCGCGCGGTCAGAAAGATGATGGGTGTAGCGTTCCCGCTTGTTCTCCACTGGCGACATAACTCGAACCCGTCGATGCCAGGCACCATCACGTCCAGGAGGACGAGATCATAGTCGTAGGCGTGGATGAGGCCGTCAGCCTCGTGACCGCTACGGGCGACATCGACCGCATAGCCTTCTTCGCGCAGACCACGTTGAAGAAACGCGATGGCTGGCGCCTCATCTTCGACGACGAGAATCTTCATCTTCCATAGTTTATGAGGCACCGATGAGAGCCAAATGAGAAGTCGCTGAACCAGTGTAGAGAGATTCTATGACACTAAAGTGGCGTCTCATTTTCCTCTCATCTTGGCTTTGATAACGTGAGGTCGTTCGAACCAACGAACGCAATTGAGGACAAAATGAAACTGCTTTATCGAGCGCTGGCCACCGTCCCGCTTCTCTCGTTTTCGGCATATGCGCTCGCCATCGACATCACGACCACTAACTCACCGAGCGACCTTGCCGACAAGTTATTTTCCAACGTCGCAGGCGGGGTGACGATTATGGGGTCGGCCTATACGGGTTCCGATGTGGCAGCGGGAACCTACCGAAATCTGTCGTTTGCACCCCTCTCCTATATATCGTCGGGAATCCTCTTAACCACGGGCGATGCTCAGATTGCCAAAGGTCCGAATGATCAAGACTTTGCCGGAATCGACAACGGTGGTGGCAGCGAAACGTTCGTCAACTACGACGGAAACGGGACCAACGCCGTCCTGAACGATGTCGCCAAATTGAGCATCACATTCTCAAGCGATTCGCGTCAGAGTCTTTCCTTCGATTTCTCGTTTGGATCGGAAGAGTACTTCGAGTGGGTGAATTCGGATTACAACGACACCTTCCTTACGTTCATCGACTCGAATC
This window contains:
- a CDS encoding response regulator, which encodes MKILVVEDEAPAIAFLQRGLREEGYAVDVARSGHEADGLIHAYDYDLVLLDVMVPGIDGFELCRQWRTSGNATPIIFLTARDDTADRINGLNLGGDDYLTKPYDFEELLARIRAILRRSLTQTGNSLLRFGDLEIDLRSHRVYREGQEVVLTAREYQLLEYFALHSGELITRSRLWDHVWESGQEPDSNVIEVYVRYLRDKLGRNPDYLRTIRGSGYIFGA
- a CDS encoding PEP-CTERM sorting domain-containing protein (PEP-CTERM proteins occur, often in large numbers, in the proteomes of bacteria that also encode an exosortase, a predicted intramembrane cysteine proteinase. The presence of a PEP-CTERM domain at a protein's C-terminus predicts cleavage within the sorting domain, followed by covalent anchoring to some some component of the (usually Gram-negative) cell surface. Many PEP-CTERM proteins exhibit an unusual sequence composition that includes large numbers of potential glycosylation sites. Expression of one such protein has been shown restore the ability of a bacterium to form floc, a type of biofilm.); this translates as MKLLYRALATVPLLSFSAYALAIDITTTNSPSDLADKLFSNVAGGVTIMGSAYTGSDVAAGTYRNLSFAPLSYISSGILLTTGDAQIAKGPNDQDFAGIDNGGGSETFVNYDGNGTNAVLNDVAKLSITFSSDSRQSLSFDFSFGSEEYFEWVNSDYNDTFLTFIDSNPITLSRDLNNNPITVNNQFFRVDNRPQGWGEFDVLGNYSHCNGTASGISELQYDGFTPVLKTTFTVDPGVHTLTFVIGDAGDNIYDSGVFISRALSSSGDDDGTGEDPAPEPSSFLGLGVALWGFQRLRRRPTT